TAGCCATATCTGACTTTTTGGCATCTTCGTAGTTATGCACTGGCCCAGAGGTGAAGAATAAGCCAAACATCGCGCTAATCTGACCACCACAAACTTGGTGACCAGTTTCTTGGGCAATTTGCACTAAGCCATCTGCTAACTTCCGAGTAATTTGATCAAGATACTCATAAGTACCAGGTCGTTGCAACAATTCCAGGGTTTTAATCCCAGCCGTCATTGCTAAGGGATTACCTGAAAGAGTTCCCGCTTGATACACAGGGCCTGCGGGCGCAATCATGGACATGATATCCCGACGACCGCCGTAGGCTCCTACTGGCAAGCCACCACCAATAACTTTGCCCAATGTTGTTAGGTCTGGTGTTACACCAAATTTTTCCTGAGCGCCACCATAAGCAATCCGAAATCCTGTCATCACTTCGTCAAAGACTAGCAACGCTCCATGTTCATGGGTAAGTTCTCGTAAACCTTCGAGAAAACCAGCATCAGGTGTAATAAATCCAGCATTGCCAACTACTGGCTCCAGAATCACACCGGCTATTTCATCGCGGTTTTGTTCCAATAATGCTTTCACCGCTTCCAAGTCATTGTAAGGAGCCGTCAGAGTGGTGATGGTTGATGATTTAGGTACTCCGGGGGAATCGGGTAAACCAAGTGTAGCTACACCAGAACCAGCTTTGACGAGAAATGTATCGGCGTGACCGTGGTAGCAGCCTTCAAACTTGATGATTTTTTCTCTGTTTGTGAAAGCCCGCATTAACCGCAGCACTGCCATACAAGCTTCAGTGCCTGAATTCACAAATCTGACCATTTCGATGCTAGGAACGGCATCAATTACCATTTCGGCCAGAACATTTTCCAGTAAGGAAGGAGCGCCGAAGCTAGTGCCTTTTTCTAAAGCTTCATGGAGCGCTGCGATCACTTCTGGATGGGCGTGACCACAAATAGCTGGCCCCCAAGTGCCGACATAATCAATATATTGGTTGCCATCTACATCCCAAATGTATGCGTCTTTGACTCGATCAAAAACGATGGGTTGTCCGCCAACTGATTTAAAGGCGCGAACTGGAGAATTAACTCCTCCCGGCATGAGATTTTGGGCTGCGGCAAAGATTTCTTGTGATTTTGTGGTTTTAATTGTGGTATTTACCAAGGCTCTCTCCTAAATAGTGGAAAATAAAAAGCTCTATCTTAGGATAGGGTTAAAAACTGTTTAGAAATTCTACCTTATAGAGTTATCCAAACCAGAAAAATAACAATATGTTATACAAGTCCAATGATGACTTGCCTTTAGAGATTCGCACTAAGTTATCTGAGGCTTACCAGGATCTTTACCGGGCTGCTTTTAACTCGGCAATCCATTGGTATGGTGAAGCTTCTCAAGCCCACCAAGTAGCCTTAAGTGCCGTAAAAATGCGGTTGGCTACAGATAGGAATGCTTTTGTTTAAGCTGAATCAGCAAGTTCAATTTTAAGTCAGCATACCAGATGCTCTATTCAGAATGGTATCGTGAATCCATCAATATTGTTTAATGATCACAAATTAGCTGGTATGTTTTCTACTGATCCGCATTCACTACCACACTCTATTCCTGTTGATAAGATTTGCTACGATGAACGGGGTTTAGTGCCGACAATTATCCAAGATTATTTGGATGGCACTGTTTTAATGATGGCGTGGATGAGTCAGGAATCATTAAAAAAGACTTTAGAAACTGGGGAAACTTGGTTTTGGAGTCGTTCTCGCCAGGAGTTATGGCATAAGGGAGCCACTTCTGGACATATTCAAAAGGTGCAAAGTGTCCGTTATGACTGTGATAGTGATGCACTGCTCATTGGTGTGGAGCAGCTAGGAGATATTGCCTGTCACACTGGAGAACGCAGTTGTTTTCATCAAGTAGAAGGGGCAATTGTTGCTCCACCAGGGGATACATTATCTCAAGTATTTCAGGTGATCTGCGATCGCCGTGACAATCCCGTGGACACTTCTTATACCTGTAAGTTATTGGCCGGTGGCGATAACAAAATTTTAAAAAAGATCGGCGAGGAAAGCGCTGAGGTCGTCATGGCGTTTAAGGATGATGAAGAGGATGCGATCGCCGGTGAAGTTGCAGATTTACTCTACCATACGCTGGTTGCCTTAGCTCATCATCAAGTCGATGTGAAGTCAGTATATCGCAAGTTACAAGAACGTCGGCGATAAGAGGGGAGCAGGGAGTGGGGGAAGAAGCAGGGGAGCAGGGAGCAGGGAGCAGGGGGGAGAAGACGGTAACTTCCCAATGACCAATGACCAATGACCAATGACCAATGACTAATGACTAATGACTAATGACTAATATTTTTTAATTCTTATCATTACCTAAAATTT
This Nodularia sp. LEGE 06071 DNA region includes the following protein-coding sequences:
- the hisIE gene encoding bifunctional phosphoribosyl-AMP cyclohydrolase/phosphoribosyl-ATP diphosphatase HisIE, yielding MFSTDPHSLPHSIPVDKICYDERGLVPTIIQDYLDGTVLMMAWMSQESLKKTLETGETWFWSRSRQELWHKGATSGHIQKVQSVRYDCDSDALLIGVEQLGDIACHTGERSCFHQVEGAIVAPPGDTLSQVFQVICDRRDNPVDTSYTCKLLAGGDNKILKKIGEESAEVVMAFKDDEEDAIAGEVADLLYHTLVALAHHQVDVKSVYRKLQERRR
- the hemL gene encoding glutamate-1-semialdehyde 2,1-aminomutase, translating into MVNTTIKTTKSQEIFAAAQNLMPGGVNSPVRAFKSVGGQPIVFDRVKDAYIWDVDGNQYIDYVGTWGPAICGHAHPEVIAALHEALEKGTSFGAPSLLENVLAEMVIDAVPSIEMVRFVNSGTEACMAVLRLMRAFTNREKIIKFEGCYHGHADTFLVKAGSGVATLGLPDSPGVPKSSTITTLTAPYNDLEAVKALLEQNRDEIAGVILEPVVGNAGFITPDAGFLEGLRELTHEHGALLVFDEVMTGFRIAYGGAQEKFGVTPDLTTLGKVIGGGLPVGAYGGRRDIMSMIAPAGPVYQAGTLSGNPLAMTAGIKTLELLQRPGTYEYLDQITRKLADGLVQIAQETGHQVCGGQISAMFGLFFTSGPVHNYEDAKKSDMAKFGRFHRGMLERGVYLAPSQFEAGFTSLAHTEADIEQTLAVAREVLSSL
- a CDS encoding ChaB family protein, translated to MLYKSNDDLPLEIRTKLSEAYQDLYRAAFNSAIHWYGEASQAHQVALSAVKMRLATDRNAFV